A genomic stretch from uncultured Cohaesibacter sp. includes:
- a CDS encoding tyrosine-type recombinase/integrase, with protein MKRNPYPGVTRVTDRHGKIRWRFRLKGCSSCYIRGTYGSKEFEASYQAATLNKPFEIPKATVKSGTFDWLITQYMRTKTFHDLAPITKRNLSGEMERFRQEHGHRSVAGLKKKHVEALMEAKRETPAAANKLKKLIGRLCRYAINDFGYVMTDPTQGVKPYKMNADGYHTWTDAEIAQFLAHHGEGSLPAIVLHLILYTGAARQDVNRMGWHSIYENRIRYSRGKTGGLVDLPLHAKLEEFLVNIPSHQKTFITQTKSADESYTTESFGNWFGKQCKEAGVPGTAHGLRKAGATKLAEAGGTEFEVMTFLGHRSPEEARKYVRAANRKLMADNAMAKLK; from the coding sequence ATGAAACGTAACCCTTATCCCGGCGTCACCAGGGTCACGGACCGCCACGGCAAGATCCGATGGCGTTTCAGACTCAAGGGATGCAGCTCCTGCTATATCCGAGGAACATATGGTTCGAAAGAATTCGAGGCCTCCTATCAAGCAGCCACGCTCAACAAGCCATTCGAGATCCCCAAAGCCACAGTCAAGTCTGGCACCTTTGATTGGCTCATCACTCAATATATGAGAACCAAAACCTTCCATGACCTTGCGCCAATTACAAAACGCAATCTCAGTGGTGAGATGGAGCGTTTTCGCCAGGAACACGGACACCGCAGCGTAGCGGGTCTCAAGAAAAAGCATGTTGAGGCACTGATGGAGGCGAAGCGTGAGACTCCTGCTGCGGCCAACAAGCTCAAAAAGCTCATCGGGCGCCTATGCCGCTATGCCATCAATGATTTTGGCTATGTGATGACGGATCCCACCCAGGGCGTCAAACCTTATAAGATGAATGCAGATGGCTACCATACATGGACAGATGCCGAAATCGCTCAATTCCTGGCCCACCACGGTGAGGGCTCTTTGCCAGCAATCGTCTTGCATCTTATTCTTTACACTGGTGCTGCCCGACAGGACGTCAACCGGATGGGCTGGCACAGCATTTACGAAAACAGGATCCGCTATAGTCGGGGAAAAACAGGCGGATTGGTGGACCTTCCACTTCATGCCAAACTCGAAGAGTTTCTAGTCAACATTCCAAGCCATCAGAAAACCTTCATCACCCAAACCAAATCTGCTGATGAAAGTTATACGACTGAATCGTTCGGCAATTGGTTTGGGAAACAATGCAAGGAAGCCGGCGTTCCTGGAACAGCTCATGGATTGCGCAAAGCCGGTGCAACAAAGCTGGCAGAGGCCGGAGGCACCGAGTTTGAGGTTATGACGTTCCTCGGGCACAGAAGCCCTGAGGAAGCCCGCAAATATGTAAGGGCAGCGAACAGGAAATTGATGGCCGACAATGCAATGGCAAAGCTGAAATGA